A genomic segment from Glycine soja cultivar W05 chromosome 18, ASM419377v2, whole genome shotgun sequence encodes:
- the LOC114395274 gene encoding uncharacterized protein LOC114395274 isoform X2, whose translation MPNWELRNCCDHDQKVFIACVAAFTVVILVLWRTFLLTPFKLITVFLHEASHAIACWLTCGKVEGIQVHANEGGVTQTRGGIYWVILPAGYLGSSFWGMALILASTNLLTAKIAAGGFIAALIVVLFLAKNWTLRGLCIGFIVFIAVIWLLQEKTTVHVLRYVILFIDIYDDLISRRVHSSDAEKFAEVCPCPCNGFGWGVIWGMISFAFLCASLYLGLVILSG comes from the exons ATGCCGAACTGGGAGCTCAGGAACTGTTGTGACCACGACCAGAAGGTCTTCATTGCTTGTGTTGCTGCCTTCACCGTTGTAATCCTCGTG CTATGGAGGACCTTTCTACTTACACCTTTTAAGCTCATCACCGTGTTTCTGCATGAAGCAAGTCATGCCATTGCTTGCTGGCTCACTTGTGGCAAG GTGGAGGGAATTCAGGTTCATGCAAATGAGGGTGGGGTAACCCAGACTCGTGGTGGCATATACTGGGTGATCCTGCCTGCTGGAT ATCTCGGTTCATCATTTTGGGGAATGGCTTTGATACTTGCGTCCACAAATCTTCTCACTGCAAAAATTGCTGCTGGTGGCTTTATTGCTGCTTTAATTGTTGTGCTCTTTCTCGCAAAAAAT TGGACCCTCCGAGGACTCTGTATTG gatttattgtttttattgctGTAATTTGGCTTCTGCAAGAGAAAACAACAGTCCACGTTCTTCGCTATGTGATTCTCTTTATTG ATATTTACGATGATTTAATATCTCGGAGAGTCCACTCTAGTGATGCTGAAAAGTTTGCAGAAGTTTGCCCATGCCCTTGTAATGGTTTTGGATGGGGAGTTATTTG
- the LOC114395274 gene encoding uncharacterized protein LOC114395274 isoform X1 → MPNWELRNCCDHDQKVFIACVAAFTVVILVLWRTFLLTPFKLITVFLHEASHAIACWLTCGKVEGIQVHANEGGVTQTRGGIYWVILPAGYLGSSFWGMALILASTNLLTAKIAAGGFIAALIVVLFLAKNWTLRGLCIGFIVFIAVIWLLQEKTTVHVLRYVILFIGVMNSLFSVYDIYDDLISRRVHSSDAEKFAEVCPCPCNGFGWGVIWGMISFAFLCASLYLGLVILSG, encoded by the exons ATGCCGAACTGGGAGCTCAGGAACTGTTGTGACCACGACCAGAAGGTCTTCATTGCTTGTGTTGCTGCCTTCACCGTTGTAATCCTCGTG CTATGGAGGACCTTTCTACTTACACCTTTTAAGCTCATCACCGTGTTTCTGCATGAAGCAAGTCATGCCATTGCTTGCTGGCTCACTTGTGGCAAG GTGGAGGGAATTCAGGTTCATGCAAATGAGGGTGGGGTAACCCAGACTCGTGGTGGCATATACTGGGTGATCCTGCCTGCTGGAT ATCTCGGTTCATCATTTTGGGGAATGGCTTTGATACTTGCGTCCACAAATCTTCTCACTGCAAAAATTGCTGCTGGTGGCTTTATTGCTGCTTTAATTGTTGTGCTCTTTCTCGCAAAAAAT TGGACCCTCCGAGGACTCTGTATTG gatttattgtttttattgctGTAATTTGGCTTCTGCAAGAGAAAACAACAGTCCACGTTCTTCGCTATGTGATTCTCTTTATTG GTGTGATGAACAGTTTGTTTTCAGTTTATG ATATTTACGATGATTTAATATCTCGGAGAGTCCACTCTAGTGATGCTGAAAAGTTTGCAGAAGTTTGCCCATGCCCTTGTAATGGTTTTGGATGGGGAGTTATTTG